From one Variovorax sp. PBL-H6 genomic stretch:
- a CDS encoding DUF3348 domain-containing protein, translating to MAQVSRRTAFTGSTLTRLLARLADIDVSESRHAFADRLSQWLGWTDAISLSGVLNGSPAVASAGAGAARASSEQDECVRLRGVLAKAIADDGSLAAQKEQPGTATDFAPYRRRYVARQQTMEMAIGPLRERLRASLAARSPAMAQLAAVDAVMEQALGAQEYRLLSTVPGLLEKHFRRLRQAHQAVPSEPEGGAPQVAWQDMFRKDMQAVLLAELELRLQPVEGLLEALRKSS from the coding sequence ATGGCGCAAGTCTCAAGGCGCACAGCTTTCACCGGCTCGACGCTCACTCGCTTGCTCGCCCGTCTGGCCGACATCGACGTTTCCGAGTCCAGGCATGCCTTCGCGGATCGGCTGAGCCAATGGCTCGGCTGGACGGACGCGATTTCGCTGTCCGGGGTACTGAACGGCAGTCCCGCGGTAGCGTCGGCCGGTGCTGGTGCCGCGCGCGCCAGCAGCGAGCAAGACGAATGCGTTCGCCTGCGCGGCGTGCTGGCGAAGGCCATTGCCGACGACGGCTCCCTGGCCGCCCAGAAGGAGCAACCGGGCACGGCCACCGACTTCGCGCCTTACCGCAGGCGCTATGTCGCCAGGCAGCAGACGATGGAAATGGCCATCGGCCCGTTGCGCGAGCGCCTGCGGGCGAGCCTGGCGGCGCGATCGCCGGCCATGGCGCAGCTCGCCGCCGTGGACGCGGTGATGGAGCAAGCCCTGGGCGCGCAGGAATACAGGCTGCTCTCGACGGTGCCCGGGCTGCTGGAAAAACACTTCAGGCGTTTGCGGCAGGCGCACCAGGCGGTGCCCAGCGAACCCGAGGGCGGGGCGCCGCAAGTGGCCTGGCAGGACATGTTCCGCAAGGACATGCAGGCCGTGCTGCTTGCCGAACTCGAACTTCGATTGCAACCGGTCGAGGGGCTGCTCGAAGCCCTTCGCAAGAGCTCATGA
- a CDS encoding retroviral-like aspartic protease family protein, translating to MLDPTDSGRALCRIGTQMAMAIALGVLALPPAAAEPIFKCGKAYTNVPADSGAAKARSGDCMLVDTGVQPRAKSENISLDGSRSITVPVGQDGRFWVRGTVNGFPVQFAIDRASTGNAGVAVSEDFAARANLIGGTPAFIQTAGTGTDARRIERVPLTFGPFRVPQATIVVGPLGSKSTDAVLGPELLSLFDVTANDRELTIVGK from the coding sequence ATGCTTGACCCCACTGATTCCGGAAGAGCGCTGTGCCGCATCGGCACGCAGATGGCAATGGCGATCGCGCTCGGGGTTCTCGCCTTGCCGCCTGCAGCGGCAGAGCCGATCTTCAAGTGCGGCAAGGCCTATACCAACGTGCCGGCCGACAGCGGAGCGGCGAAGGCGCGCTCCGGCGACTGCATGCTGGTCGACACCGGCGTCCAGCCAAGGGCCAAGAGCGAGAACATCTCGCTCGACGGCTCGAGGTCGATCACCGTTCCCGTCGGCCAGGACGGGCGGTTCTGGGTTCGCGGAACGGTCAACGGCTTTCCGGTGCAGTTCGCGATCGACCGCGCTTCGACCGGCAACGCCGGTGTCGCGGTGAGCGAGGACTTCGCGGCCCGGGCGAACCTGATCGGCGGTACGCCGGCCTTCATCCAGACCGCCGGGACCGGCACCGACGCGCGCCGCATCGAGCGCGTGCCCCTGACCTTCGGACCTTTCCGGGTGCCGCAGGCGACCATCGTGGTAGGCCCGCTCGGCAGCAAGTCGACGGACGCCGTGCTCGGGCCGGAACTGCTCTCGCTCTTCGACGTGACAGCCAACGACCGCGAGCTGACGATCGTCGGCAAGTAG
- the lpdA gene encoding dihydrolipoyl dehydrogenase encodes MSEVQVKVPDIGDFAEVAVIEVLVKAGDTIKVEQSLITVESDKASMEIPSSHAGVVKSVAVKVGDKVGEGSVVLTVDAAEAGAAVAAPAPTAPAPAPAAPAPKAAAAALAPAPVGSYSGAVDLECDLLVLGAGPGGYSAAFRAADLGLKVVLVERYATLGGVCLNVGCIPSKALLHVAAVMDEVKHFADFGVAYNDPVIDRAKLLARKNKVVGKLTGGLAAMAKMRKVTTVRGIGEFVDPYHVKVQETSGDGKDASGSAKTVKFRHCIIAAGSQAVHLPFMPKDPRVVDSTGALELGVEPKRMLILGGGIIGLEMGSVYSTLGARLDVVEMLDGLMTGADRDLVKVWQKLNAPRFDNIMLKTRTVGAEATKDGIRVMFEGEQAPKEPQLYDLVLQAVGRSPNGRKIGAEKAGVAVSDRGFIPVDIQMRTNVPHIFAVGDIVGQPMLEHKAVHEAHVAAEVIAGEQKGDKELASAAFNARVIPSVAYTDPEVAWVGLTEDQAKAEGVKVEKGLFPWTASGRAIANGRDEGFTKLLFDKESHRIVGGGIVGTHAGDMIGEIALAIEMGADAIDIGKTIHPHPTLGESIGLAAEAAHGSCTDLPPVKRSS; translated from the coding sequence ATGAGCGAAGTGCAAGTCAAGGTTCCGGACATCGGCGATTTCGCAGAGGTCGCGGTCATCGAGGTGCTCGTCAAGGCGGGCGACACCATCAAGGTCGAGCAGTCGCTGATCACCGTGGAGTCCGACAAGGCCTCGATGGAGATCCCGTCCTCGCATGCCGGCGTCGTCAAGTCGGTGGCGGTGAAGGTGGGCGACAAGGTGGGCGAAGGCTCCGTCGTGCTGACGGTGGATGCGGCTGAAGCGGGCGCTGCCGTGGCGGCACCCGCGCCCACTGCACCTGCACCTGCGCCGGCCGCACCGGCGCCCAAGGCCGCGGCGGCTGCGCTGGCGCCGGCACCTGTCGGCAGCTATTCCGGCGCGGTCGACCTCGAATGCGACCTGCTGGTGCTGGGCGCCGGCCCCGGCGGCTATTCGGCAGCTTTCCGAGCCGCGGATCTCGGGCTCAAGGTGGTGCTGGTCGAGCGCTACGCAACCCTCGGCGGCGTCTGCCTCAACGTCGGCTGCATTCCTTCGAAGGCGCTCCTTCACGTGGCGGCGGTGATGGACGAGGTCAAGCATTTCGCCGACTTCGGCGTTGCCTACAACGACCCCGTCATCGACCGCGCCAAGCTCCTTGCGCGCAAGAACAAGGTGGTCGGCAAGCTCACCGGCGGCCTGGCGGCAATGGCCAAGATGCGCAAGGTGACCACCGTGCGCGGCATCGGCGAGTTCGTCGATCCGTATCACGTCAAGGTGCAGGAAACCTCCGGCGACGGCAAGGACGCGAGCGGCAGCGCGAAGACCGTCAAGTTCCGCCACTGCATCATTGCGGCCGGCTCGCAGGCGGTGCATCTGCCCTTCATGCCCAAGGACCCCCGCGTCGTCGACTCCACCGGCGCGCTGGAGCTGGGCGTCGAGCCCAAGCGCATGCTGATCCTCGGCGGCGGAATCATCGGCCTCGAGATGGGTTCCGTGTATTCGACGCTCGGTGCGCGGCTCGACGTGGTCGAGATGCTCGACGGGCTGATGACCGGCGCCGACCGGGACCTGGTGAAGGTCTGGCAGAAGCTCAATGCGCCGCGCTTCGACAACATCATGCTCAAGACCAGGACCGTTGGCGCGGAGGCGACCAAGGACGGCATCCGCGTGATGTTCGAAGGCGAGCAGGCGCCGAAGGAGCCGCAGCTCTACGACTTGGTGCTCCAGGCGGTGGGCCGCAGCCCCAACGGCAGGAAGATCGGCGCCGAGAAGGCCGGCGTGGCTGTCAGCGACCGCGGCTTCATCCCGGTGGACATCCAGATGCGCACCAACGTGCCGCACATCTTCGCCGTGGGTGACATCGTGGGCCAGCCCATGCTGGAGCACAAGGCGGTGCACGAGGCGCATGTAGCGGCGGAGGTGATCGCCGGCGAGCAGAAGGGCGACAAGGAACTCGCGAGCGCGGCCTTCAACGCGCGCGTGATTCCGAGCGTGGCGTATACCGATCCTGAGGTGGCCTGGGTCGGCCTCACCGAAGATCAGGCCAAGGCCGAGGGTGTGAAGGTCGAGAAGGGCCTGTTCCCCTGGACCGCCTCCGGCCGCGCCATCGCCAACGGTCGCGACGAAGGCTTTACCAAGCTGCTGTTCGACAAGGAATCGCACCGCATCGTCGGCGGGGGCATCGTTGGCACGCATGCCGGCGACATGATCGGGGAAATTGCCCTGGCGATCGAGATGGGCGCTGATGCCATCGACATTGGCAAGACCATCCATCCGCATCCGACGCTGGGCGAAAGCATCGGCCTGGCGGCGGAGGCGGCGCATGGCAGCTGTACCGACCTGCCGCCGGTCAAGCGCAGCAGCTAG
- a CDS encoding PQQ-dependent sugar dehydrogenase: MYSLLRTTLLAFGFLPAVIGTAAAAPRPEVVASGLQNPWGVTFLPSGRFLVTEKAGRMRVVAADGKLGAPLAGLPLVAAGGQGGLLDVLADSDFEKNRGLYFCFSEPEAGGSANSTALARAQLSADGSRLDDVRIIFSQRPKVASGAHFGCRIVEARDGTLFLTLGDRFSRKEDAQALDNHLGKLVRIDKNGKAPADNPFVGRPGALPEIWSYGHRNGQGATLAPDGKLWMHEHGPQGGDEINVPAPGRNYGWPVITYGENYGGGKIGEGLTRKDGMEQPLHYWVPSIAPSGMAFLTSDRYGAAWKGNLFVGSLKFGYLDRIELRDGKVVAEHRLLEGRARIRDVKQGPDGLLYVLTDESDGKLIRLLPD; encoded by the coding sequence ATGTACTCGTTATTGCGAACCACGCTTCTGGCCTTCGGCTTCCTGCCTGCAGTCATTGGCACCGCAGCCGCGGCGCCTCGGCCGGAGGTGGTCGCTTCCGGCCTGCAAAACCCCTGGGGCGTGACCTTTCTTCCGTCGGGCCGTTTCCTCGTGACCGAAAAGGCGGGCCGCATGCGGGTGGTGGCGGCTGACGGGAAGCTGGGAGCGCCCCTCGCAGGACTCCCGCTCGTGGCGGCCGGTGGGCAGGGCGGCTTGCTGGACGTTCTGGCGGATTCGGATTTCGAAAAGAACCGCGGCCTCTATTTCTGCTTCTCAGAGCCCGAGGCAGGCGGCTCGGCGAACAGCACGGCGCTGGCGCGTGCGCAACTCTCGGCCGATGGCAGCCGGCTCGACGACGTGCGCATCATCTTCAGCCAGCGCCCCAAGGTCGCGAGCGGTGCCCACTTCGGCTGCCGCATCGTCGAGGCCCGGGATGGCACCCTGTTCCTGACGCTCGGCGATCGTTTCAGCCGCAAGGAAGACGCCCAGGCGCTCGACAACCACCTGGGCAAGCTGGTGCGCATCGACAAGAACGGCAAGGCGCCTGCAGACAACCCCTTCGTCGGCCGCCCCGGCGCCCTGCCCGAGATCTGGAGCTACGGACACCGCAACGGCCAGGGCGCGACACTGGCGCCGGACGGCAAGTTGTGGATGCACGAGCACGGGCCCCAGGGCGGCGACGAAATCAACGTTCCCGCGCCGGGCCGCAACTATGGATGGCCGGTGATCACCTACGGCGAGAACTACGGCGGCGGCAAGATCGGGGAGGGCCTCACGCGCAAGGACGGCATGGAGCAGCCACTGCACTACTGGGTACCCTCGATCGCGCCCTCGGGCATGGCTTTCCTGACCAGTGATCGCTACGGCGCGGCCTGGAAGGGCAACCTCTTCGTGGGTTCCCTCAAGTTCGGCTATCTCGACCGTATCGAGTTGCGCGACGGCAAGGTCGTGGCCGAGCACCGGCTGCTGGAGGGCCGAGCCCGTATCCGGGATGTCAAGCAGGGGCCGGATGGCCTGCTCTATGTCTTGACCGACGAATCCGACGGCAAGCTCATCCGCCTGCTGCCCGACTGA
- a CDS encoding isochorismatase family protein produces the protein MLLDASQSQLVLVDYQQRLMPAIFEAQAVLANALRLGRIARLLDVPVFGTEENPSKLGENAAELRALCQRTLPKMHFSGVEEGLADWLRAPAKAPQGNARSLPKHLQKAQQPAEERNTVVIAGCEAHVCLLQTALDLLEDEFEVWVVTDACGSRTERNRDAAFDRLAGAGAELVTTEMVGFEWVRTAEHPRFKDVLALVR, from the coding sequence ATGCTGCTCGATGCTTCGCAATCCCAACTGGTCCTGGTCGACTACCAGCAGCGGCTCATGCCCGCCATCTTCGAGGCGCAGGCCGTGCTCGCGAATGCGCTACGGCTGGGCCGCATCGCGCGCCTCCTGGATGTTCCGGTGTTCGGCACCGAGGAGAACCCGTCGAAGCTGGGTGAGAACGCGGCCGAGCTGCGTGCCCTCTGCCAGCGCACCTTGCCCAAGATGCATTTCAGCGGCGTGGAAGAAGGCCTGGCCGACTGGCTGCGCGCGCCGGCCAAGGCGCCGCAGGGCAATGCACGCAGCCTGCCGAAGCACCTGCAGAAGGCGCAGCAGCCCGCCGAGGAGCGCAACACGGTCGTGATCGCCGGCTGCGAAGCCCACGTCTGCCTGCTCCAGACGGCTTTGGATCTGCTCGAGGACGAGTTCGAGGTGTGGGTCGTGACCGACGCCTGCGGCTCCCGTACCGAACGCAACCGAGATGCCGCTTTCGACCGCCTGGCCGGCGCCGGCGCCGAGCTGGTGACCACCGAGATGGTCGGCTTCGAGTGGGTGCGCACCGCCGAGCACCCGCGCTTCAAGGACGTGCTGGCGCTGGTTCGTTAA
- a CDS encoding 3-deoxy-7-phosphoheptulonate synthase, translated as MNRLDDPLHDAEIGSRDSTLDTTRIDDVRIGAVRPLITPALLQERVPVRDNTLALVEASRAAIADVLHGRDDRLVVVVGPCSIHDHEQALEYGHRLKAVADELQGDLLIVMRTYFEKPRTTVGWKGYINDPHLDGSFAINEGLERARRLLLELTTMGLPTGTEFLDLLSPQFIADLIAWGAIGARTTESQSHRQLASGLSCPVGFKNGTDGSIKVAADAILAARAPHAFMGMTKMGMAAIFETRGNDDCHVILRGGKTPNYTAADVAATCEVLRGLGLREQVMIDLSHGNSSKQHRRQVEVADDVAGQIAGGERRIAGVMIESHLEEGRQDLVPGVPLKHGVSVTDACIGFAQTVPVLQALAAAVRARRRA; from the coding sequence ATGAATCGACTTGACGACCCCCTCCACGATGCCGAGATCGGCTCCCGCGACAGCACGCTCGACACCACCCGCATCGATGATGTGCGCATCGGCGCCGTCCGGCCCCTGATCACGCCCGCGCTGCTCCAGGAGCGCGTGCCGGTGCGCGACAACACGCTCGCGCTGGTGGAGGCCAGCCGCGCAGCGATTGCCGACGTGCTGCACGGCCGCGACGACCGGCTCGTGGTGGTCGTCGGGCCCTGCTCGATTCACGACCACGAGCAGGCGCTCGAATACGGCCACCGGCTGAAGGCCGTGGCCGACGAGCTGCAGGGCGACCTGCTGATCGTGATGCGCACCTACTTCGAGAAGCCGCGCACCACGGTGGGCTGGAAGGGCTACATCAACGACCCGCATCTGGACGGCAGCTTCGCGATCAACGAAGGGCTCGAGCGCGCGCGGCGCCTGCTGCTGGAGTTGACGACGATGGGCCTGCCGACCGGCACGGAGTTCCTCGATCTGCTGAGCCCGCAGTTCATCGCCGACCTGATCGCCTGGGGCGCCATCGGGGCGCGGACCACGGAGAGCCAGAGCCATCGCCAGCTGGCCTCGGGGCTGAGCTGCCCGGTGGGCTTCAAGAATGGCACGGACGGCAGCATCAAGGTGGCGGCCGACGCGATCCTCGCCGCGCGGGCGCCGCACGCGTTCATGGGCATGACCAAGATGGGCATGGCCGCCATTTTCGAGACCCGCGGCAATGACGATTGCCACGTCATCCTGCGCGGCGGCAAGACGCCGAACTACACGGCCGCCGACGTGGCCGCGACCTGCGAGGTGCTGCGGGGACTGGGCCTGCGCGAGCAGGTAATGATCGATCTCTCCCACGGCAACAGCAGCAAGCAGCACCGGCGCCAGGTCGAGGTTGCCGACGATGTGGCCGGGCAGATCGCAGGCGGCGAACGCCGCATCGCCGGCGTGATGATCGAAAGCCACCTGGAGGAAGGCCGGCAGGACCTGGTGCCCGGCGTACCGCTGAAACACGGGGTATCGGTCACCGACGCATGCATCGGCTTCGCGCAGACGGTGCCGGTCCTGCAGGCGCTCGCCGCGGCGGTGCGGGCGCGGCGCCGGGCTTAA
- a CDS encoding C40 family peptidase: MRLFLLPACLLIAFAAHATPQQEPPEGLEAMATDKGVISQLHQVRQTVVARTSDLVVTAIGFLGVPYRRGGNTAETGFDCSGFVRAMYTQTVGHLLPRRAEEQAAATQKIDRDDLKPGDLVFFNTMRRAFSHVGIYVGDGKFIHAPRTGAEVRVESMNGSYWQRRFSGARRVLSTQDEAKGGTGD, encoded by the coding sequence ATGCGTTTATTTCTCCTACCCGCCTGCCTCCTGATTGCCTTCGCGGCTCACGCCACGCCGCAACAGGAGCCGCCCGAAGGGCTGGAGGCCATGGCGACCGACAAGGGCGTCATCAGCCAACTCCACCAGGTCCGGCAAACCGTGGTGGCCCGTACTTCCGACCTCGTCGTGACGGCCATCGGATTCTTGGGTGTACCTTACCGCCGTGGCGGCAACACGGCTGAAACCGGCTTCGATTGCAGCGGCTTTGTCCGCGCCATGTACACCCAGACGGTGGGCCACCTGCTGCCGCGCCGCGCCGAAGAGCAGGCCGCTGCCACGCAGAAGATCGACCGCGATGACCTCAAGCCGGGCGACCTGGTGTTCTTCAACACCATGCGCCGCGCCTTCAGCCATGTCGGAATCTACGTTGGCGACGGCAAATTTATCCACGCGCCCCGGACCGGCGCCGAAGTGCGGGTCGAGAGCATGAACGGCAGCTACTGGCAACGCCGCTTCAGTGGCGCCCGCCGCGTTCTGTCCACGCAGGACGAAGCCAAGGGCGGCACCGGCGACTGA
- a CDS encoding DUF802 domain-containing protein, giving the protein MNRSLHYFVFFVGLAAVCWVGAGYIGTSPLALAITVVVGAFYLIGALELQRFRQATSTLERAVEDLSDAPPSLGQWLERLHPSLRNAVRLRIEGERVGLPGPALTPYLAGLLVLLGMLGTFLGMVVTLNGTGAALEGATDLQAIRASLSAPVKGLGLAFGTSVAGVAASAMLGLASALCRRERLQAGQLLDTRIATALRPWSRAHQREESISLLQQQVHGMPQLVDRLQAMMTMMEGQSQALSERLISSQDSFHGKAEAAYTELASSVGRSLNESLTESARVAGATFQPVVEAAMAGISREAAALHGTIEHSVQRQLEGLSTRLETTTTTMAELWQDALAGHRRDSEALSQDLRGTFDQFAKTFEQRSASLVEGVSARLETTVGSLSESWRNALAQQERASERLSGDTHEALTAAAATFEQHSASLLRTVDQAHVALQAEVASRDEQRLAAWTDALQAMAVSLQQEWQQAGARAEGQQEAICTTLAETARDISERTEAQASRTIAEINQLVQAASEAPRAAAEVIGELRQKLSEGMARDNAMLEERSRILETLGTLLDAVNHASAEQRSAIDALVSASAELLDRVGTRFTEKVDAEAGKMAEVTAQLTGSAVEVASLGEAFGLAVQLFSQSNDKLVTQLHRIEGTLGKSIARSDEQLAYYVAQAREVIDLSIMSQKQIVEDLQQLAASRAAVGSEA; this is encoded by the coding sequence ATGAACAGATCACTTCACTACTTCGTTTTCTTCGTGGGGCTGGCAGCCGTGTGCTGGGTCGGCGCCGGGTACATCGGCACGAGTCCGCTGGCGCTGGCGATCACCGTGGTGGTTGGCGCGTTCTACCTGATCGGTGCGCTGGAACTGCAGCGCTTCCGGCAAGCTACTTCCACGCTGGAACGGGCCGTGGAGGACCTGTCCGACGCGCCGCCGAGCCTGGGCCAATGGCTCGAACGATTGCACCCGTCCTTGCGCAACGCGGTGCGCCTGCGCATCGAGGGCGAGCGTGTCGGCTTGCCGGGTCCGGCGCTCACGCCGTACCTCGCCGGGCTGCTGGTGCTGCTGGGGATGCTGGGCACCTTCCTGGGCATGGTCGTGACGCTGAACGGCACCGGCGCAGCGCTGGAGGGCGCAACCGACCTGCAGGCCATTCGCGCCTCGCTGTCCGCTCCGGTCAAGGGCCTGGGGCTGGCCTTCGGCACATCGGTGGCGGGCGTGGCAGCGTCCGCGATGCTGGGCCTGGCCTCCGCCTTGTGCCGGCGCGAGCGCCTGCAGGCCGGGCAGCTGCTCGACACCCGGATCGCGACCGCGTTGCGCCCTTGGTCGCGCGCGCATCAGCGCGAGGAGTCCATCAGCCTGCTGCAGCAACAGGTCCACGGCATGCCTCAACTGGTCGACCGGCTGCAGGCCATGATGACCATGATGGAAGGGCAGAGCCAAGCCTTGAGCGAGCGCCTGATCTCCAGCCAGGACAGCTTTCATGGCAAGGCCGAGGCCGCGTACACCGAGCTCGCTTCGTCCGTCGGCCGGTCGCTGAACGAGAGCCTCACCGAAAGCGCTCGCGTGGCCGGCGCCACCTTCCAGCCTGTCGTCGAAGCCGCCATGGCCGGGATCTCGCGCGAGGCGGCCGCGCTGCACGGCACCATCGAGCACAGCGTGCAGCGGCAGCTGGAGGGGCTGTCGACTCGGCTGGAAACCACCACCACAACAATGGCCGAGCTCTGGCAGGACGCACTCGCCGGGCACCGCCGCGATAGCGAGGCCCTGTCCCAGGATCTGCGCGGCACCTTCGACCAGTTCGCCAAGACTTTCGAGCAGCGTTCGGCGTCCTTGGTGGAGGGCGTGTCTGCGCGCCTCGAGACCACCGTCGGCAGCCTTTCGGAGAGCTGGCGCAATGCGCTCGCGCAGCAGGAGCGCGCCAGCGAGCGGCTGTCGGGCGACACGCACGAGGCTTTGACGGCGGCCGCGGCGACTTTCGAACAACACTCGGCTTCGCTGCTGCGCACCGTGGACCAGGCGCATGTGGCGCTGCAGGCGGAGGTGGCCTCGCGAGACGAGCAGCGCCTGGCAGCCTGGACGGATGCGCTTCAGGCGATGGCCGTGTCGCTCCAGCAGGAATGGCAGCAGGCAGGCGCCCGTGCCGAAGGCCAGCAGGAGGCAATCTGCACGACCCTGGCCGAGACCGCCCGCGACATCTCCGAGCGGACCGAAGCACAGGCGAGCCGCACGATCGCCGAGATCAACCAGCTCGTGCAAGCCGCCTCCGAAGCCCCGCGCGCTGCAGCCGAAGTCATCGGCGAGCTGCGTCAGAAACTGTCCGAGGGCATGGCCCGCGACAACGCGATGCTGGAGGAGCGCAGCCGTATTCTGGAAACGCTGGGGACCCTGCTCGACGCGGTGAACCATGCGTCTGCCGAGCAGCGCTCGGCCATCGACGCGCTGGTCTCCGCATCGGCGGAGCTGCTGGACCGCGTCGGCACGCGCTTCACCGAAAAGGTGGATGCCGAGGCCGGGAAGATGGCCGAGGTCACGGCCCAGCTCACCGGCAGTGCCGTCGAGGTGGCGAGCCTGGGCGAGGCCTTCGGCCTGGCCGTGCAGCTCTTCAGCCAATCGAACGACAAGCTCGTGACCCAGCTGCACCGCATCGAGGGCACGCTCGGCAAATCCATTGCGCGCAGCGACGAGCAGCTGGCCTACTACGTGGCGCAGGCGAGGGAGGTCATCGACCTGAGCATCATGTCGCAGAAGCAGATCGTCGAGGACCTGCAGCAGCTCGCCGCCAGCCGGGCAGCCGTGGGCAGCGAAGCGTGA
- a CDS encoding isocitrate/isopropylmalate dehydrogenase family protein: protein MSDVIPATLIAGDGIGPEIVDATLAALDALKAPFAWDRQIAGLAGVEQAGDPLPAATLASIRRTRLALKGPLETPSGGGYRSSNVRLREEFGLYANLRPARTIIPGGRFDNIDLVVVRENLEGLYIGHEHYIPIDGDPHAVAMATGINTRQGSRRLLEFAFDTAVATGRKKVTLVHKANIMKALTGIFLETGLDLYERKYKGKFELDTVIVDACAMKLVLNPWQFDMLVTTNLFGDILSDLVAGLVGGLGMAPGANIGAEAAIFEAVHGSAPDIAGKGIANPTALLLAAALMLDHCRLPDLATRLRKAIDETLNIDKVRTGDLGGGAGTAAFTTALVSRIAGG, encoded by the coding sequence ATGTCCGATGTCATTCCCGCAACCCTGATCGCCGGGGACGGCATCGGCCCCGAGATCGTCGATGCGACGCTCGCCGCCCTCGACGCCCTGAAAGCGCCCTTCGCGTGGGATCGCCAGATTGCCGGGCTGGCTGGCGTGGAGCAGGCGGGCGACCCACTGCCCGCAGCCACCCTCGCCAGCATCCGCCGCACCCGCCTCGCACTCAAGGGACCACTGGAGACGCCATCCGGCGGCGGCTACCGGTCTTCCAACGTTCGGCTGCGGGAGGAGTTCGGGCTCTACGCCAACCTGCGCCCGGCACGCACCATCATCCCGGGCGGCCGTTTCGACAACATCGACCTGGTCGTCGTCCGCGAGAACCTCGAAGGGCTGTACATCGGCCACGAGCACTACATACCCATCGACGGCGATCCCCACGCGGTCGCGATGGCCACCGGCATCAACACGCGCCAGGGCAGCCGGCGCCTGCTGGAGTTCGCCTTCGACACCGCCGTCGCGACCGGGCGCAAGAAGGTCACGCTCGTGCACAAGGCCAACATCATGAAGGCGCTGACCGGCATCTTCCTGGAGACCGGCCTCGACCTGTACGAGCGCAAGTACAAGGGCAAGTTCGAGCTGGACACGGTCATCGTCGATGCCTGCGCGATGAAGCTGGTGCTCAATCCCTGGCAGTTCGACATGCTGGTCACGACCAACCTCTTCGGCGACATCCTGTCCGACCTGGTTGCGGGACTCGTGGGCGGCCTGGGCATGGCGCCCGGCGCCAACATCGGCGCCGAAGCGGCGATCTTCGAGGCCGTGCACGGCTCGGCGCCGGACATCGCCGGCAAGGGCATCGCGAACCCCACCGCCCTGCTGCTGGCTGCCGCCTTGATGCTCGACCACTGCCGGCTGCCGGACCTGGCGACGCGCCTGCGCAAGGCGATCGACGAGACGTTGAACATCGACAAGGTGCGCACCGGCGACCTGGGCGGCGGCGCCGGGACTGCGGCCTTCACCACGGCGCTGGTGAGCCGGATCGCCGGCGGCTGA